From a region of the Calliphora vicina chromosome 4, idCalVici1.1, whole genome shotgun sequence genome:
- the p115 gene encoding general vesicular transport factor p115, translated as MDFLKSGIKTVLGATEPGQQPSPAETVEKLVDRAASSTLLEDRRDACRALKALSKKYRIEVGAQGMPALVSVLQNDCQDCEIISYALDTLCNVVATEEFDEEADNPAVSVNVGEQFTEMFIKNPEHVTLVMGCLEEYDFRVRRASIQLLTTLIQNKTRDLQEHILVSPMGVSKLMDLLSDSREVIRNDALLLLIQLTKGNSNIQKIVAFENAFDKIFDIIRDEGCAEGGIVVEDCLILMLNLLKNNSSNQQFFKEGSYIQRLAPMFELTNSEVEGEQGWAPQKMSNVHCMLQVVRSLVTPSNQQQVVASCQKAMKQSKLLEALCEILMSSGVPADILTETINAVAEVVRGDADNQNQLSKVMAPSTPPRPVIVVLLMSMINEKQMLALRCSVLYSFQCYLYRNSAGQQAVVSTLLPSSAADVSSLSTGQLLCTGLFSTDSLANWFSSVALMHTLVDNTAQKEELLRVLLATPGGHKPITLLEQCTNLLQQESYKLQSKVGLLMLLSMWLAHCPTAVKTLLQSQGTMAYLTAQISGNEHDENEYLVQGLCAFLMGLCIQFNDNSLPGQKRDEICQLIIKRIGQENFCNKLNEVSRHEAYSRACKQPQIRAKSANELLLDYEYCKLFKGLEALVVKLVTGFDVNGVELTELTLSSEASALVAQYKGIIRGLDTQITSLQDTVKKLETKSADQEQKLAELQTQNHQLTDQNTLLKAQLSAIKSNDSSTNSSTPNNENNPHINTTSSSNQATLEALNAAQFQTNLYYTENLRLNQEIEALRKRLQDAIEAANSANENHHKLQKDQEDLLELLTDQENKIQRYADQMRAAGLPVEDDENDDAEDLESGDVKVNTHAQSSVVINSLENASPTHMQNI; from the coding sequence ATGGATTTTCTTAAAAGTGGCATTAAAACAGTGCTGGGTGCCACGGAACCGGGTCAGCAGCCCAGCCCTGCAGAAACTGTAGAAAAACTTGTAGATAGAGCAGCCTCATCGACCTTGTTGGAAGATAGGCGTGATGCCTGTCGCGCTCTAAAAGCTCTTTCAAAGAAATATCGCATAGAGGTAGGTGCACAAGGAATGCCTGCGTTAGTGTCAGTGCTGCAAAATGACTGTCAAGATTGTGAAATAATATCGTACGCTTTGGATACTCTCTGCAATGTAGTCGCCACAGAGGAATTTGATGAAGAAGCTGATAATCCAGCGGTGTCGGTTAATGTGGGTGAACAATTCACCGAAATGTTTATTAAGAATCCAGAACATGTCACATTGGTTATGGGCTGTTTGGAGGAATACGATTTTCGTGTTAGGCGAGCATCTATACAACTGTTGACGACCTTGATACAAAATAAGACCAGAGATTTACAAGAACATATACTAGTAAGTCCCATGGGTGTTTCCAAGCTAATGGATTTGTTGTCGGATAGTCGAGAAGTGATACGCAACGATGCCTTGCTGTTGCTCATCCAACTGACTAAAGGTAATTCTAACATACAAAAGATAGTGGCCTTTGAAAATGCTTTCGATAAAATATTCGACATAATACGTGACGAAGGTTGTGCGGAAGGTGGTATTGTTGTAGAGGACTGTTTGATCTTGATGTTAAATTTGCTTAAGAATAACTCCAGTAATCAGCAGTTCTTCAAGGAGGGCTCATATATACAACGTTTAGCCCCCATGTTTGAGTTGACCAATAGCGAGGTGGAGGGAGAACAGGGTTGGGCTCCACAGAAAATGTCAAATGTTCATTGTATGCTACAAGTAGTGAGGTCATTAGTCACGCCCAGTAATCAGCAACAAGTTGTGGCGTCATGCCAGAAGGCCATGAAACAGTCAAAGCTTTTAGAAGCTCTGTGTGAGATTCTTATGAGTAGTGGGGTGCCCGCGGACATCTTAACGGAAACTATAAATGCTGTAGCCGAAGTGGTAAGGGGAGATGCTGATAACCAAAATCAGCTTAGTAAAGTTATGGCTCCTAGTACACCACCTAGGCCAGTCATTGTGGTGTTGCTGATGTCCATGATTAATGAGAAACAAATGTTGGCCTTGCGTTGTTCGGTACTCTATTCATTCCAATGTTATTTATATCGCAATTCTGCAGGACAACAGGCCGTTGTCTCTACACTTTTACCTTCATCCGCTGCTGATGTTTCTAGTCTATCTACAGGTCAACTTTTGTGCACTGGTTTGTTTTCCACTGACTCTTTGGCCAATTGGTTTTCTTCAGTGGCTTTGATGCATACTTTGGTTGACAATACCGCCCAGAAGGAAGAACTACTACGAGTGCTGTTAGCCACTCCTGGTGGCCATAAACCAATAACTCTTCTCGAACAGTGTACAAATCTCTTGCAACAAGAGTCCTACAAATTACAAAGTAAAGTCGGTCTTTTAATGTTGTTAAGTATGTGGTTGGCTCATTGCCCAACTGCAGTCAAAACTCTGTTACAATCCCAGGGCACAATGGCTTATTTAACAGCTCAGATAAGTGGCAATGAACACGATGAAAATGAGTATTTAGTGCAGGGTTTATGTGCATTTCTTATGGGTCTTTGCATACAATTCAATGACAACAGTCTACCCGGTCAGAAAAGGGATGAAATTTGTCAACTGATTATAAAGAGAATTGGCCAGGAAAACTTTTGTAACAAACTAAATGAGGTTTCACGCCATGAGGCCTATAGTAGAGCCTGCAAACAACCACAAATTAGAGCTAAATCCGCTAACGAACTTCTACTGGATTATGAGTATTGTAAACTATTCAAAGGCCTTGAAGCTTTAGTAGTTAAACTTGTAACAGGTTTTGATGTTAATGGAGTAGAACTAACCGAACTAACGCTAAGTTCAGAGGCATCGGCTTTAGTCGCTCAATACAAAGGCATCATTAGAGGACTTGATACGCAAATAACATCTCTACAGGATACTGTGAAAAAACTGGAGACGAAAAGTGCCGATCAGGAACAAAAACTAGCGGAACTACAAACTCAAAATCATCAATTGACCGATCAAAATACCCTGCTTAAAGCCCAGCTGTCGGCTATAAAAAGTAATGATTCTTCCACAAACTCTTCTACAcccaataatgaaaataatccCCACATCAACACCACATCATCTTCAAATCAAGCGACATTAGAAGCCCTTAATGCTGCCCAATTTCAGACCAATCTCTATTATACCGAAAATTTACGCTTAAATCAAGAAATTGAAGCATTGCGTAAACGTCTACAAGATGCCATTGAAGCGGCCAATTCAGCGAATGAAAATCATCATAAACTACAAAAAGATCAAGAAGATCTATTAGAACTTCTAACGGATcaggaaaataaaatacaacgtTATGCCGATCAAATGAGAGCAGCTGGTCTGCCAGTTGAAGACGACGAGAATGACGATGCCGAAGATCTTGAATCGGGCGACGTTAAGGTCAATACACATGCTCAGTCATCGGTTGTAATAAATTCCTTAGAAAATGCAAGTCCCACAcatatgcaaaatatttaa
- the RpS6 gene encoding small ribosomal subunit protein eS6: MKLNISFPATGSQKLFEVVDEHKLRVFYEKRMGQVVEADILGDQWKGYMLRIAGGNDKQGFPMKQGVLSHGRVRLLLKKGHSCYRPRRTGERKRKSVRGCIVDANMSVLALVVVKKGESEVEGLTDVTVPRRLGPKRASKIRKLYNLTKEDDVRRFVVRRPLAAKDGKKATSKAPKIQRLVTPVVLQRKRRRVALKKKRQVASKEAAADYAKLLAQRKKENKAKREEAKRRRSASMRESKSSISSDKK, encoded by the exons ATGAAg CTCAACATTTCATTTCCCGCAACGGGATCCCAAAAACTTTTCGAAGTTGTTGACGAACACAAATTGCGTGTGTTCTATGAAAAACGTATGGGCCAAGTTGTCGAAGCCGACATTCTCGGTGACCAATGGAAAGGTTATATGCTTCGTATTGCCGGAGGTAACGACAAACAAGGTTTCCCCATGAAACAAGGTGTCTTGAGTCATG GCCGTGTACGCTTGTTGTTGAAGAAGGGACACTCCTGTTACCGTCCTCGCCGTACTGGTGAACGTAAGAGGAAATCAGTCCGTGGCTGCATTGTCGATGCCAATATGTCTGTCTTGGCTTTAGTCGTTGTCAAGAAGGGCGAAAGTGAAGTTGAAGGTCTTACCGACGTTACCGTTCCCCGTCGTTTGGGTCCCAAGAGAGCCAGCAAGATCCGCAAGTTGTACAACTTGACCAAGGAAGACGATGTTCGTCGTTTCGTAGTACGTCGCCCACTCGCCGCCAAGGATGGCAAGAAGGCCACCTCCAAGGCACCCAAGATCCAACGTCTCGTCACCCCTGTTGTCTTGCAACGTAAACGCAGACGTGTTGCCCTCAAGAAGAAACGTCAAGTAGCATCCAAGGAAGCTGCTGCCGATTACGCTAAATTGTTGGCTCAACGCAAGAAGGAGAACAAAGCCAAGCGTGAAGAGGCTAAGAGACGTCGTTCCGCTTCCATGCGCGAATCAAAGAGCTCCATCTCTAGCGACAAGAAGTaa
- the bys gene encoding bystin, with the protein MGKPKKSNIAAAPAKKVSLEKQLSEGKIAKQKNRNKIHIRTEESSFLDSKTSKKILDAAKLQQLEFNDENFPSLAPRKKVNFDLGEINEADENVNVNERDFMDDLQIDEEDAKAFERFQNPDGGKRTLKLSEMIMSKIQEKQADIQSKLTDEGSLKIEDLDPRVKEMYEGVRDVMKRYRSGKVPKAFKIIPKLRNWEQILFITEPHNWSAAAMFQGARIFSSVLSQAMAQRFYNLVLLPRIRDDLAEYKKLNMHLYNALKRALFKPAAFMKGIILPLLEAGDCTLREAIIFGSVIARNSIPVLHSSACLLKICEMGYTGANSIFIRYFLDKRYALPYRVVDAAVFHFLRFENDRREMPVLWHQSLLTFVQRYKNDISSEQREALVGLLRKQNHPQMTPEIRRELLAATCRDVEMMECDNKTAAVPVEMYTDQDVGYE; encoded by the exons ATGGGTAAACCTAAAAAATCGAATATAGCAGCGGCGCCAGCAAAAAAAGTCTCGTTGGAGAAACAGTTATCAGAAGGCAAAATagccaaacaaaaaaacagaaataaaatacatattcgTACAGAGGAATCATCg tttttggatagtaaaacaagtaaaaaaatcTTGGACGCAGCCAAACTACAACAATTGGAGTTCAATGATGAAAATTTTCCCAGTTTGGCACCAAGGAAGAAAGTCAATTTTGATTTGG gaGAGATTAACGAGGCAGATGAAAATGTTAATGTCAACGAACGGGATTTCATGGATGATTTGCAAATCGATGAAGAAGACGCCAAGGCTTTTGAACGTTTCCAAAATCCAGATGGCGGCAAGCGTACACTAAAATTGTCGGAAATGATCATGAGCAAGATACAAGAGAAACAGGCTGATATACAATCAAAGCTTACAGACGAAGGCTCATTGAAAATTGAAGACCTTGATCCACGTGTAAAGGAAATGTATGAAGGAGTGCGAGATGTAATGAAACGTTACCGCAGTGGAAAAGTTCCAAAGGCTTTCAAAATTATACCCAAACTGCGTAATTGGGAACAGATCTTATTCATAACAGAGCCACACAATTGGAGTGCGGCTGCCATGTTTCAaggggctag AATTTTCTCCTCTGTCTTGTCACAAGCCATGGCTCAACGCTTTTACAATCTAGTTTTATTACCACGCATACGGGATGATTTGGCtgaatataaaaaactaaatatgcatttatataATGCTTTAAAAAGGGCTCTCTTCAAACCGGCTGCGTTTATGAAGGGTATCATTTTACCTTTGCTCGAAGCTGGTGATTGTACCCTACGTGAAGCTATTATTTTTGGCAGTGTTATTGCTCGTAATTCTATACCAGTTTTACATTCATCCGCTTGTCTTTTGAAAATCTGTGAAATGGGTTATACGGGAGCAAACTCCATTTTTATACGTTATTTCCTTGACAAACGTTATGCTCTGCCTTATCGTGTAGTAGATGCAGCAGTTTTTCACTTTTTAAG ATTTGAAAATGATAGACGTGAAATGCCTGTTTTATGGCATCAAAGCTTATTGACATTTGTTCAACGCTATAAGAATGATATTTCATCGGAACAAAGAGAAGCTTTAGTTGGTTTGTTAAG AAAACAAAATCATCCCCAAATGACACCTGAAATACGCCGAGAACTATTGGCGGCCACATGTCGTGACGTTGAAATGATGGAATGTGATAATAAAACAGCAGCAGTGCCCGTAGAAATGTACACAGATCAAGATGTAGGATATGAGTAA